TTAGCCATAAAAAACACCTCAAAAATTTAGATTTGGTGATCTAACTTTTGGGGGCGCTTCATCAGAGTAAATATCAGTGCGTACTTTAAATAATTACGGTGAACAAGAAAACACCTTTGTTATTTTTTGTTAATATATTAAATTATGAGAAAGTTATGATACTGTAATTCAGAAGTCTTCTAGATAATAAATTTCAATTAGGCAGAAAATAAATTTAAATTTGAGGGGTTTTGTAAATGATGAAAAAAGGTGTAATTAGTTTATTGGTGTTTGTTTTGTTTTTCATTAGTGCAACAAATACGACTATTGCTAATGGCAATTCAGATCAGGAAAGATTCTCTAATGAGACAATTGATACTACGTTAACTGAAATAATTGATATTATCTCTGAGTAAGCGTCAAAAATCCGCACCTATTAATTTAGATGCGGATTTCCTATACTGAGTTTAAATTCGATTATTTGATCCGAATTTCCTCTGGTAATGATTCTGACCAGGGTAGAAACTGATCCATTTCAGATTGCTTGCTATTGGGCAAATGTTCAAACAAGTAATCCAGATAAGCTTGAGGCTTTAAACGATTCTCTTTTGCTGTCTCAATGATACTGTAAATAACACTACTGCTCTTTGCACCTCGCGGTGTATTGGAGAACAGCCCGTTTTTTCTTCCAATCACAAAAGGTTTTATGCTGCGCTCAGCTCTGTTGTTATCTATATCAAGGCGGCCATCCTTTAAGAAGTTTCTCAGGTGATCCATTTGATTGATAGAATAAACAATGGCTTTTCCAAGGAGCGTTTTCGGTAAGGTTTTGGCTCGCATCGTTTGAAGCCATGCTGAATAAGCCTCCAAAACAGGTTTTGAACGTTTTTGACGAACGTCATAGACTTTTTCCGGAGAGAGGCGCTCTTCCTGTATATGCTTTTCGATGCGATAGAGCTGGTTGATAAAATCCAGACCCTCCTGTGCAGAACTTTTGGTTGTCGAACCATCATCAGGTAAGGATTTCACAGCATCTACGAATTTCCTGCGTGCATGAGCCCAGCACCCAACAAGTTCGACTTTCGGTTTTAAGCCGTGATAGCCTCCATATCCGTCTACGTGCAAGTATCCTTTAAATCCTTCAAGGAAACGAATTGGATATTTACTGGCGCGTCCGGGTTGATAGTCGTAGATCACAATCGGCACACTGCTCATGCCTGATCGGTACAACCACATATAGGAGGTAGAGCTCGCTTCCTTCCCATCCTCTTTGAGAACTTGAACAGTCGTTTCATCGGCATGAAGAACATCGAGCAATGTTAAAGTCTCAACCATCCGATCGTAGATCGGTTCCAGCCACTGTTCAGAACCTTCAAGAATCCAATTTGAAAGGGTCTGCCTTGATAAAGGAACACCCAAACGATTGAATGCCTGTTCCTGGCGATAAAGCGGCGTCCCCTGAACAAATTTCTGGTCCATGATGTAAGAGACCATCGATGGTGAAGCAAGGCTTCCTGGGAATGCCCGCTCTGGAACAGGTGCTTTAACAATCGGGTTTCCCGTACCGTTTTTCTCACAGTCTCTGCAACTGTATAGATAGGTAACATATCGAATTACTTTAACCTCTGCCGGAATGATTTCCAATTCTTCTTTGACTTGTTGCTTCATTGTATGGAGCTTTCCATTGCAGCACGAACAAACCTGATCCTCAACCGGGAGTGTATGCTCAATGGTTTTTGATGGAAGGTTTTCTGTAAGGTCCTTTCGGACTTTGCGCTTTTTCTTACGTTCATATGTAATCGATTCGACCGTTGGTTCTTCTTCGGACGGATGTTGTTCTTGCTCTGCTTCATTAAACAGAGGCAGCTCCAGCTGATCCGGATCCGTTTTTTCACTGGACTTACCGAATTTTTGTCTTTGCTGGAGGCTGAGCTGTTCCTTGTACCATTTGAGTTGAAGTTCAAGTTCAGCCTTTTCCCGTTCAAGTTTCGAGACACGGTCTTCGAGATGTTCAGTTGTTTTGGGTGAGATCGCAGAAGATTTTTTCATAACGAGATTTATTTTATATGGAAACGCGATTCACTTCAATAGTTTATACAACTTTTTCAGGAGATAACTTTCTGTGGGCTCCTTTTTGATCAATCGGAAGCCCATCCAGAAGCCATCTTAACTGCCTGTCTGTAATGAGTAAGGGTTGATGGTCATCTGCTTTGGGCCAAGGAAACGTCCCTTTTTCAAGGCGGCGATAATAAAGCCAGAAACCATTATGATCCCAATGCAAGATTTTAATCTTATCCCTTTGTCTGTTACAGAAGACAAAGAACGACGGTGAGAAAGGATTCAGTTGGAACCCTTCCTGCACAATGGCAGCTAATCCGTCGATGGATTTCCGTAAATCTGTTGCACCTTTTGCAAGGAAGACTTGTTTAGGCTGAGCATGAGACATCATAATGCATTCACTGCTCGAAGAAGATTGGTGAGGTCCGACTGATC
This Salisediminibacterium beveridgei DNA region includes the following protein-coding sequences:
- the tnpC gene encoding IS66 family transposase encodes the protein MKKSSAISPKTTEHLEDRVSKLEREKAELELQLKWYKEQLSLQQRQKFGKSSEKTDPDQLELPLFNEAEQEQHPSEEEPTVESITYERKKKRKVRKDLTENLPSKTIEHTLPVEDQVCSCCNGKLHTMKQQVKEELEIIPAEVKVIRYVTYLYSCRDCEKNGTGNPIVKAPVPERAFPGSLASPSMVSYIMDQKFVQGTPLYRQEQAFNRLGVPLSRQTLSNWILEGSEQWLEPIYDRMVETLTLLDVLHADETTVQVLKEDGKEASSTSYMWLYRSGMSSVPIVIYDYQPGRASKYPIRFLEGFKGYLHVDGYGGYHGLKPKVELVGCWAHARRKFVDAVKSLPDDGSTTKSSAQEGLDFINQLYRIEKHIQEERLSPEKVYDVRQKRSKPVLEAYSAWLQTMRAKTLPKTLLGKAIVYSINQMDHLRNFLKDGRLDIDNNRAERSIKPFVIGRKNGLFSNTPRGAKSSSVIYSIIETAKENRLKPQAYLDYLFEHLPNSKQSEMDQFLPWSESLPEEIRIK
- the tnpB gene encoding IS66 family insertion sequence element accessory protein TnpB (TnpB, as the term is used for proteins encoded by IS66 family insertion elements, is considered an accessory protein, since TnpC, encoded by a neighboring gene, is a DDE family transposase.): MMSHAQPKQVFLAKGATDLRKSIDGLAAIVQEGFQLNPFSPSFFVFCNRQRDKIKILHWDHNGFWLYYRRLEKGTFPWPKADDHQPLLITDRQLRWLLDGLPIDQKGAHRKLSPEKVV